The following proteins are encoded in a genomic region of Poecilia reticulata strain Guanapo linkage group LG11, Guppy_female_1.0+MT, whole genome shotgun sequence:
- the LOC103472790 gene encoding zinc fingers and homeoboxes protein 1-like encodes MASRRKSTIPCMVPPQEAIDSDQEVEDVMDITDPEDSNEVAAVYSEVPALSEDQAEDADVGQDVGSDPYLELNTAEGGYECKYCSFQTTELNLFTMHVDTEHPDVIINASYVCVECDYHTKSYDTLQAHNARLHPGEDNFTRTMVKRNNETIFQQTVNDLTFDGSFVKVEEDEAEEMSRKAIPLSKTPIMRIKSRPEPKKFATAHKLAVDDVIKVESDDEYDDSQEPPTLSPAPTPAASTPRLIPVSTPVQVQTIPQSIMVNSPNVLQIKGGSAGGSSVLPPGTLAQVLSALQNQHSTQTQLLIPISSIPTYNSAMDNNVLLVSAYNRFPYPSVSEIIGLSAQTKFSEEQIKVWFSAQRLKHGVSWTPEEVEEARRKKFNGTVQTVPQTITVIPANIGTATNGLQSIFQTCQIVGQPGLVLTQVAGSGSTVPVASPITLTVAGVPGNQPKAAEASAPESNAEVSASSASMSLSLDATATKPKKSKEQLAELKASYSRRQFATEEEISRLMEVTKLSKRAIKKWFSDTRYNQRNSRDHHSLLLSETSSSRAAFSGAGRAGRSSSTSFTENISGDALSDFTTAAISTPTTTTSTPTTIVIDSSDDASDSSPTTANAPGSSGSTGEPRVKFRHAFPDFTPQRFKEKTTEQLHILEASFQKSDMPSDEELSRLRAETKLTRREVDAWFTERRKTPSAALLKDSDTEIEEKVKSXTPVGSQEAQTTGHVGRKILKKTPAQLHILKKAFVHSQWPTSEEYDQMATKTGLPRTYIVNWFGDTRYACKNSNLKWYYLYQSGKVDEALNGAGKGQKKSRKRFRGWSRRTRRPYPCKRSPQGGVGVIKVKSGKEFLKDYYLKHRALNERDLDDLVTKSKMSYEQVRDWFSETTRKVEEGKELFXDEEAEEDGEEEEEEDEAATAECRDSEGEMEAKEQGEVASNDECIRDEKKEDPNQKEEEEEDDAVEEESEGVSHSQPQTEEQT; translated from the exons ATGGCGAGCAGGAGAAAATCAACCATTCCCTGCATGGTTCCTCCTCAGGAAGCCATAGACTCAGATCAGGAGGTGGAGGACGTTATGGACATCACAGACCCTGAGGATAGCAAYGAAGTGGCTGCAGTTTATTCYGAGGTTCCTGCTCTGTCGGAGGATCAAGCCGAGGACGCTGATGTCGGGCAGGATGTCGGGTCAGACCCGTACTTGGAATTGAACACGGCTGAAGGGGGATACGAGTGCAAATATTGCAGCTTCCAGACTACAGAGCTGAACCTGTTCACCATGCATGTGGACACGGAGCACCCCGATGTCATCATTAATGCCTCCTACGTGTGTGTGGAGTGTGACTACCACACCAAAAG CTACGACACACTTCAGGCCCACAATGCTCGGCTGCACCCAGGCGAGGACAACTTCACGCGGACGATGGTGAAGCGAAACAACGAGACTATCTTCCAGCAGACRGTCAACGATCTCACCTTCGACGGCAGCTTTGTCAAAGTGGAGGAGGACGAGGCGGAGGAAATGTCCCGCAAAGCCATCCCTCTCAGCAAAACTCCCATCATGAGAATCAAAAGCAGACCGGAGCCTAAAAAGTTCGCCACGGCTCATAAGCTGGCCGTCGACGACGTCATAAAAGTGGAGAGCGACGACGAATACGACGACAGCCAGGAGCCGCCCACTCTGTCCCCAGCTCCGACTCCTGCTGCGTCCACCCCGCGTCTCATCCCCGTCTCCACGCCGGTGCAGGTCCAGACCATCCCCCAGAGCATCATGGTTAACAGCCCCAAYGTGCTGCAGATTAAAGGGGGCTCTGCAGGAGGCAGCTCTGTTCTGCCCCCAGGGACTTTGGCCCAGGTTCTGTCCGCCCTGCAGAACCAGCACAGCACCCAGACCCAGCTCCTGATCCCCATCAGCAGCATCCCCACCTACAACAGCGCCATGGACAACAACGTCCTCCTGGTCAGCGCTTACAACAG GTTTCCGTATCCTTCGGTGTCAGAGATCATCGGCTTGTCGGCACAGACAAAGTTCAGTGAGGAGCAGATCAAAGTCTGGTTTTCTGCCCAAAGGCTCAAACATGGAGTCAGCTGGACACCAGAGGAG GTGGAGGAGGCAAGGAGAAAGAAGTTTAACGGCACAGTTCAGACTGTTCCCCAGACCATCACCGTCATCCCCGCCAACATCGGCACAGCTACAAACGGACTGCAGTCCATCTTTCAGACCTGTCAGATTGTTGGACAGCCAGGTCTTGTCCTCACTCAGGTGGCTGGCAGCGGGAGCACCGTCCCCGTAGCGTCTCCCATCACTTTGACTGTCGCCGGGGTGCCTGGAAACCAGCCCAAAGCAGCCGAAGCTTCAGCCCCTGAATCCAACGCAGAGGTTTCAGCTTCGTCTGCCAGCATGTCGCTCAGTTTGGATGCAACAGCTACCAAACCGAAGAAATCCAAAGAACAGCTGGCAGAGCTGAAGGCCAGCTACAGCAGGAGGCAGTTTGCCACGGAGGAGGAGATTTCGAGGCTCATGGAGGTCACCAAACTCTCCAAAAGGGCAATAAAGAAGTGGTTCAGCGACACACGTTACAACCAGAGGAACTCAAGGGATCACCACAGCTTGCTGCTGAGTGAAACTTCATCCAGCAGGGCAGCATTCTCAGGAGCaggcagagcagggaggagcagcagcaccagcttTACTGAAAACATCAGCGGCGACGCACTGTCAGACTTCACCACTGCCGCAATCAGCACACCCACAACCACCACCTCGACTCCCACCACCATCGTTATAGACTCTAGTGATGATGCCAGTGACTCTTCGCCCACCACTGCCAACGCTCCTGGTTCTTCCGGGTCAACCGGCGAACCGCGCGTCAAATTCCGCCATGCCTTTCCCGACTTTACGCCACAGAGGTTCAAGGAAAAAACTACAGAGCAGCTGCACATCCTGGAGGCCAGCTTYCAGAAATCAGACATGCCKTCAGACGAGGAGCTGAGCCGGCTGCGTGCGGAAACCAAGCTGACGAGACGGGAGGTGGACGCCTGGTTCACGGAACGACGGAAAACGCCTTCAGCGGCGCTGTTAAAAGACAGCGATACTGAGATCGAGGAAAAGGTGAAATCYRTGACGCCTGTAGGATCTCAGGAGGCACAGACCACYGGCCATGTTGGGAGGAAAATCCTGAAGAAGACGCCAGCGCAGCTCCATATTTTGAAGAAAGCTTTTGTTCACTCACAGTGGCCAACTTCTGAGGAGTACGATCAGATGGCGACRAAGACTGGCCTGCCGCGGACCTACATCGTCAACTGGTTTGGAGACACGCGCTACGCCTGCAAAAACAGCAACCTGAAGTGGTACTACCTGTACCAGAGTGGCAAG GTGGACGAGGCATTGAATGGTGCAGGAAAAGGCCAGAAAAAGTCCAGGAAGCGGTTTCGTGGTTGGTCCAGGAGGACACGCCGGCCGTACCCCTGCAAGCGTTCTCCACAAGGTGGCGTAGGAGTCATCAAG GTGAAGTCTGGAAAGGAGTTTCTTAAGGATTACTACCTCAAGCACAGAGCTCTGAACGAAAGAGACCTGGATGATCTGGTGACAAAGTCCAAAATGAGCTACGAGCAGGTGAGAGACTGGTTCTCCGAAACCAccaggaaggtggaggagggAAAGGAGCTGTTCAGBGacgaggaggcggaggaggacggcgaggaggaggaagaagaggacgaGGCGGCGACAGCTGAGTGTAGAGACAGTGAGGGAGAAATGGAGGCAAAAGAACAAGGAGAGGTGGCATCAAATGATGAGTGCATAAGGGACGAAAAGAAGGAGGACCCCAatcaaaaagaggaagaggaggaggatgacgCTGTTGAGGAGGAATCTGAAGGTGTCAGCCATTCACAGCCTCAGACTGAGGAGCAGACATGA